A genome region from Streptomyces antimycoticus includes the following:
- a CDS encoding SRPBCC family protein: protein MKDTLAQTGGGRSALRLERRLAHPPEKVWRALTDPAQLVHWFPSEVQVELEIGGRMGFVFPGREAPDMDGVVTELDPPHVFAFTWGEDELRWELRPEGDGCVLTLTHTFGDRFGAASFASGWHACITGLAALLGGEEIAHGDMAELHEKYVEAFELAEGAVETTEDGGWRLRFERQLVRPAETAWRTLTGPADDTPEPAAGAPVPFGFRTDAVPAGPITEAHPPRVLAYAWERDGRPAGTVRWELTQGTGHGARLILTQTGPADAEAERTEAQRAWRHHIGLLAAELLKG from the coding sequence ATGAAAGACACCCTTGCCCAGACCGGCGGCGGCCGCTCGGCCCTGCGCCTGGAGCGCCGGCTCGCCCATCCCCCGGAGAAGGTCTGGCGAGCGCTGACCGACCCCGCCCAGCTCGTCCACTGGTTCCCCTCCGAGGTCCAGGTCGAGCTCGAGATCGGCGGCCGGATGGGCTTCGTCTTCCCCGGGCGTGAGGCCCCGGACATGGACGGCGTCGTCACCGAGCTCGACCCGCCCCATGTCTTCGCCTTCACCTGGGGCGAGGACGAGCTCCGCTGGGAGCTGCGTCCCGAGGGCGACGGCTGTGTGCTGACCCTCACCCACACCTTCGGCGACCGCTTCGGCGCGGCCAGCTTCGCCTCCGGCTGGCACGCCTGCATCACCGGGCTGGCGGCCCTGCTGGGCGGCGAGGAGATCGCCCACGGCGACATGGCCGAACTGCACGAGAAGTACGTCGAGGCGTTCGAACTGGCCGAGGGGGCGGTGGAGACCACCGAGGACGGCGGCTGGCGACTGCGCTTCGAGCGCCAGCTGGTCCGCCCCGCCGAGACGGCCTGGCGGACGCTGACCGGCCCGGCCGACGACACCCCAGAACCGGCCGCCGGGGCGCCGGTCCCCTTCGGCTTCCGTACGGACGCGGTCCCGGCGGGCCCGATCACCGAGGCGCATCCGCCCCGGGTGCTCGCCTACGCCTGGGAGCGCGACGGCCGCCCCGCCGGGACGGTCCGCTGGGAGCTCACCCAGGGCACCGGCCACGGCGCCCGCCTCATCCTGACCCAGACGGGTCCGGCGGACGCGGAAGCGGAACGCACCGAAGCCCAGCGGGCATGGCGCCACCACATCGGCCTCCTGGCCGCCGAACTTCTGAAGGGCTAG
- a CDS encoding alpha/beta fold hydrolase, with amino-acid sequence MTATEWKTEWTLDRTYRSSSGEVRWAALGEPDAPPVVLLHGTPFSSYVWRGVARALADRHRVFVWDMPGYGASEKRAGQDVSLAAQGRVFGELLDAWGLTGAGAEPAVVAHDFGGCVALRAHLLHGARYRRLALVDVVALAPWGSPAYRLLGAHHEVFERLPPELHRGLVREYVRSGSAPGLPPQVLERIVEGWCGPEDQPAFYRQITQNDQRFTDEIEGRYGEIRLPVLVCWGAEDAWIPVERGRELASRIPGARFRLIEGAGHLVQEDAPAELAVALSGFLG; translated from the coding sequence ATGACAGCCACTGAGTGGAAGACCGAGTGGACGCTGGACCGCACCTACCGCAGCTCCTCGGGCGAGGTCCGCTGGGCCGCGCTCGGCGAGCCGGACGCGCCGCCGGTCGTGCTGCTGCACGGGACGCCGTTCTCGTCGTACGTGTGGCGGGGCGTCGCCCGTGCGCTGGCCGACCGGCACCGGGTGTTCGTCTGGGACATGCCGGGCTACGGGGCCTCCGAGAAGCGGGCCGGCCAGGACGTCTCGCTGGCCGCTCAGGGCCGGGTCTTCGGCGAGCTGCTCGACGCGTGGGGGCTGACCGGGGCCGGGGCGGAACCGGCCGTCGTCGCCCATGACTTCGGCGGGTGCGTCGCGCTACGTGCGCATCTGCTGCACGGTGCGCGGTATCGCCGGTTGGCGCTGGTGGACGTGGTGGCGCTGGCGCCTTGGGGGTCGCCTGCGTACCGGCTGCTCGGTGCCCACCATGAGGTCTTCGAGCGACTGCCGCCCGAGCTGCACCGGGGTCTGGTGCGCGAGTACGTCCGCTCGGGAAGCGCCCCGGGCCTCCCCCCGCAGGTGCTGGAGCGGATCGTGGAGGGCTGGTGCGGTCCGGAGGACCAGCCCGCGTTCTACCGCCAGATCACGCAGAACGATCAGCGGTTCACGGATGAGATCGAGGGCCGCTACGGCGAGATCCGCCTGCCCGTGCTGGTCTGCTGGGGCGCGGAGGACGCCTGGATTCCGGTGGAGCGGGGGCGGGAGCTTGCCTCTCGCATCCCGGGGGCGCGGTTTCGGCTGATCGAGGGTGCGGGGCATCTGGTGCAGGAGGATGCGCCTGCCGAGCTGGCCGTTGCGCTGAGCGGGTTCCTGGGCTGA
- a CDS encoding cysteine desulfurase family protein translates to MVYLDHAATTPMLPEAVQAMTAQLAVTGNASSLHAAGRRARRTVEESRESLAASLGARPSEVVFTAGGTEADNLAVKGLYWSRRDADPARVRVLSSPVEHHAVLDAVDWLAEHEGARVEWLPVDPLGRVHPDALREAIARDPSDVALATVMWANNEIGTIQPVHELAAVAAEFGVPLHADAVQAFGQIEVDFAASGLAAMTVSGHKIGGPYGIGALLLGREHTPVPVLHGGGQERQVRSGTLDTPAIAAFAVAGAYAIEHREEFAREIGALRDALITAVRTAVPDAVLGGDPDPAGRLPANAHFSFPGCEGDSLLLLLDAQGIECSTGSACTAGVAQPSHVVLATGSDSDLARGTLRFSLGHTSTKADVEAVAEAIGPAVERARGAGLS, encoded by the coding sequence ATGGTTTATCTCGACCACGCCGCCACCACTCCGATGCTCCCGGAGGCGGTGCAGGCGATGACCGCCCAGCTCGCCGTCACGGGCAACGCCTCCTCGCTGCACGCCGCCGGCCGGCGTGCCCGTCGTACCGTCGAGGAGTCGCGTGAATCCCTGGCCGCCTCGCTGGGTGCCCGCCCGAGCGAGGTGGTCTTCACCGCCGGCGGGACCGAGGCCGACAACCTCGCGGTCAAGGGGCTCTACTGGTCCCGCAGGGACGCCGATCCGGCCCGCGTCCGGGTGCTCTCCAGTCCCGTGGAGCACCACGCCGTGCTCGACGCGGTCGACTGGCTCGCGGAGCACGAGGGCGCCCGGGTCGAATGGCTGCCGGTCGACCCCCTCGGGCGGGTCCACCCCGACGCGCTGCGCGAGGCGATCGCCCGCGACCCCTCGGACGTCGCCCTCGCCACCGTCATGTGGGCCAACAACGAGATCGGCACCATCCAGCCGGTCCATGAACTCGCCGCGGTCGCCGCCGAATTCGGCGTTCCGCTGCATGCCGACGCGGTCCAGGCGTTCGGCCAGATCGAGGTCGACTTCGCCGCCTCGGGGCTGGCCGCGATGACCGTCAGCGGCCACAAGATAGGCGGCCCCTACGGCATCGGCGCGCTGCTGCTCGGCCGTGAGCACACGCCGGTGCCCGTGCTGCACGGTGGCGGCCAGGAGCGCCAGGTGCGCTCCGGGACCCTCGACACCCCGGCCATCGCCGCCTTCGCCGTCGCCGGTGCGTATGCCATCGAGCACCGCGAGGAGTTCGCCCGTGAGATCGGTGCCCTGCGCGACGCGCTGATCACCGCCGTCCGTACGGCCGTGCCCGACGCGGTTCTCGGCGGCGACCCCGATCCGGCGGGCCGGCTCCCCGCCAATGCCCACTTCTCCTTTCCCGGCTGCGAGGGCGATTCGCTGCTTCTGCTGCTGGACGCGCAGGGCATCGAATGCTCGACGGGCTCGGCCTGTACGGCCGGTGTCGCCCAGCCCAGCCATGTGGTGCTGGCCACCGGCAGCGACTCCGACCTGGCCCGCGGCACCCTGCGCTTCTCGCTCGGCCACACCTCGACCAAGGCCGATGTCGAGGCCGTCGCGGAGGCGATCGGCCCGGCGGTGGAGCGGGCGCGCGGGGCAGGGCTCAGCTGA
- a CDS encoding PQQ-binding-like beta-propeller repeat protein: MSQPSLPPHHPSHQPPQSQGAQRPPSRGRRAKPALKLIVGGALAVALVTGCGSGDDDDGGKNGGSSQGAQAKTLGKVAMPKVGKETNTMGTWVTDTTFVKGDVNKIVGYSLDGAKSRWEIPLGGQLCWASPHMTKEGLTAVLFRDGAGEDALCTRVGLVDLKKGKLVWQKEGSDSEGNAGVQFDEVTIGGGTVAAGGTGGGGAWSLDGKPLWKPAYLADCDDNGYAGGDDKIVAIRGCDSEDSSTERLEVQTVDPKTREVTSSYKLDEKVEYAHVISTAPLVVAVDTGDSDAGTGTTDILTIDDSGKQGKLLSTVDVLAKGYQPNCPATSVEGCTELAFDKVSSTLYLSSEVDVDHGGPGERISGLNLKTGKETGKTKMAESRSLIPIQTDDDGSLIAYLGSMYSEAGGVVRVDPKTFEMETLQTHPDDMKDVESDLDTYGECTMIYTGKKLYIGDSRASRLSSDSAGRPLAIVFGA; encoded by the coding sequence ATGTCGCAGCCTTCGCTGCCGCCGCACCACCCGTCGCACCAGCCCCCGCAGTCGCAGGGGGCGCAGCGGCCGCCGTCACGGGGGCGGCGTGCCAAGCCCGCCCTGAAGCTGATCGTGGGCGGAGCCCTCGCGGTCGCCCTGGTGACCGGCTGCGGGTCCGGAGACGATGACGACGGCGGTAAGAACGGCGGGTCGTCCCAGGGCGCCCAGGCGAAGACGCTGGGCAAGGTCGCCATGCCGAAGGTCGGCAAGGAGACCAACACCATGGGCACCTGGGTCACGGACACGACCTTTGTGAAGGGCGACGTCAACAAGATCGTCGGCTACTCGCTCGACGGCGCCAAGTCGCGGTGGGAGATACCGCTCGGCGGGCAGCTCTGCTGGGCCTCACCGCATATGACCAAGGAGGGGCTGACCGCGGTCCTGTTCCGGGACGGCGCGGGGGAGGACGCGCTGTGCACCCGGGTCGGGCTGGTCGACCTGAAGAAGGGCAAGCTGGTCTGGCAGAAGGAGGGGTCGGACAGCGAGGGCAACGCCGGGGTGCAGTTCGACGAGGTCACCATCGGCGGTGGCACCGTCGCCGCGGGCGGTACCGGCGGCGGGGGAGCCTGGTCGCTGGACGGCAAGCCGCTGTGGAAGCCGGCCTACCTCGCGGACTGCGACGACAACGGCTACGCGGGCGGCGACGACAAGATCGTCGCGATCCGCGGCTGTGACAGCGAGGACTCCAGCACCGAGCGGCTGGAGGTCCAGACGGTGGACCCGAAGACCCGCGAGGTGACCTCGTCCTACAAGCTGGACGAGAAGGTCGAATACGCGCATGTGATCTCCACCGCGCCGCTCGTCGTGGCCGTCGACACCGGCGACTCGGACGCCGGGACGGGCACCACGGACATCCTGACCATCGACGACAGCGGCAAGCAGGGCAAGCTGCTCAGCACGGTCGACGTCCTGGCCAAGGGATACCAGCCCAACTGCCCGGCCACGAGCGTGGAGGGCTGCACCGAGCTCGCATTCGACAAGGTGAGCAGCACCCTCTACCTCTCCTCGGAGGTGGATGTGGACCACGGCGGCCCGGGGGAGCGGATCAGCGGCCTGAATCTGAAGACCGGTAAGGAGACCGGGAAGACGAAGATGGCGGAGAGCCGGTCGCTGATCCCCATCCAGACCGATGACGACGGTTCCCTGATCGCCTATCTGGGCTCCATGTACAGCGAGGCCGGCGGGGTCGTGCGCGTCGATCCCAAGACCTTCGAGATGGAGACGCTCCAGACCCACCCGGACGACATGAAGGACGTGGAGTCCGATCTGGACACCTATGGGGAGTGCACCATGATCTACACCGGCAAGAAGCTCTACATCGGCGACAGCCGGGCGAGCAGGCTCAGCAGTGACAGCGCGGGCCGTCCGCTGGCCATCGTCTTCGGAGCCTGA
- a CDS encoding N-acetylmuramoyl-L-alanine amidase, with translation MIPAAGTGCTPPRVERSVSESTTGGGRRVSRRTLLIGGSAAGLGAAGVAGYAARDELSRMWWRLPGIEKPRKAGAVDQPGAEWIAASGANWRWADRPDDYTIDRVVIHVVQGSYDDAVRVFRDPGHRAAAHYVVRRDGHIAQMVRELDVAFHAGNRPYNERSIGIEHEGFVSKPSSFTDAMYRASARLTASICERYGIPRDREHIVGHVEVPGTDHTDPGRHWDWDRYIRAVRAVRVARTAK, from the coding sequence ATGATCCCGGCGGCCGGAACCGGATGCACTCCCCCGCGCGTTGAGCGTTCCGTGAGCGAGAGCACCACCGGCGGTGGACGCCGCGTCAGCAGGCGCACCCTCCTGATCGGGGGCTCGGCGGCCGGGCTCGGCGCGGCCGGGGTCGCGGGCTATGCCGCGCGGGACGAGCTGTCCCGGATGTGGTGGCGGCTGCCCGGGATCGAAAAGCCGCGCAAGGCGGGCGCGGTCGACCAGCCGGGCGCGGAGTGGATCGCGGCCTCGGGGGCGAACTGGCGGTGGGCCGACCGGCCGGACGACTACACCATCGACCGGGTGGTGATCCATGTGGTCCAGGGCAGCTACGACGACGCGGTGCGGGTCTTCCGGGACCCCGGACACCGCGCCGCGGCGCACTATGTGGTGCGCCGCGACGGGCATATCGCTCAGATGGTGCGCGAGCTGGATGTGGCGTTCCACGCGGGCAACCGCCCGTACAACGAGCGCAGCATCGGCATCGAGCACGAGGGGTTCGTGAGCAAGCCGAGCTCCTTCACGGACGCGATGTACCGCGCCTCGGCACGGCTGACCGCCTCGATCTGCGAGCGGTACGGCATACCGCGGGACCGTGAGCACATCGTCGGCCATGTGGAGGTGCCGGGCACCGATCACACCGACCCGGGCCGCCACTGGGACTGGGACCGCTATATACGGGCGGTGCGAGCGGTGCGCGTGGCGCGAACGGCGAAGTGA
- a CDS encoding TIGR03619 family F420-dependent LLM class oxidoreductase, whose amino-acid sequence MRIGFALPQFGPLAHHPEDIARFARRAEELGADSLWVGDRLLAPVDPIVGYAGTDVIPPEFRAALDPFTVLATAAAATERVRLGTDVINAPWYPPAVLARTLTTIDLLSAGRLLVGLGTGWSPEEYEAVDIPMAERGRRLDECLDALDAWWTRNPVEYRGDHWTVPASHVDLKPASRPHPPVYLAAFAPAAMRRVARRADGWLPIAVVPAAPGAPDPIATLAEGLGGVREAVEREGRDPVAFDAILRVNPSAGASVDDIATTLVRAEREAGIQHAFVDLIYLGKDADQTLDLVQRVLAGARAS is encoded by the coding sequence ATGCGCATCGGATTCGCCCTTCCCCAGTTCGGGCCGCTGGCCCACCACCCCGAGGACATCGCGCGGTTCGCCCGCCGGGCTGAGGAGCTCGGCGCGGACAGCCTGTGGGTCGGGGACCGCCTGCTCGCCCCGGTGGACCCGATCGTCGGCTACGCGGGCACCGATGTGATCCCGCCGGAATTCCGCGCCGCGCTGGATCCCTTCACCGTGCTGGCCACCGCCGCCGCGGCCACCGAGCGCGTTCGGCTCGGCACCGATGTCATCAACGCGCCCTGGTACCCGCCCGCGGTGCTCGCCCGCACCCTCACCACCATCGATCTGCTGAGCGCGGGCCGGCTGCTGGTCGGGCTCGGCACCGGCTGGTCCCCCGAGGAGTACGAGGCGGTCGACATCCCCATGGCCGAGCGCGGCCGGCGCCTCGACGAATGCCTCGACGCGCTGGACGCCTGGTGGACCCGCAACCCGGTCGAGTACCGCGGGGACCACTGGACCGTGCCCGCCTCCCATGTCGACCTCAAACCGGCCTCCCGCCCCCATCCGCCCGTCTACCTCGCCGCCTTCGCACCCGCGGCCATGCGCCGGGTGGCCCGGCGCGCCGACGGCTGGCTGCCCATCGCGGTCGTCCCCGCGGCGCCCGGCGCCCCCGACCCCATCGCCACCCTCGCCGAGGGGCTGGGCGGGGTGCGGGAAGCGGTCGAGCGGGAGGGCCGGGACCCGGTGGCGTTCGACGCGATCCTGCGCGTCAACCCCAGCGCCGGCGCCTCCGTGGACGACATCGCGACGACCCTGGTCCGGGCCGAGCGAGAGGCGGGCATCCAGCACGCCTTCGTCGATCTGATCTATCTCGGGAAGGACGCCGACCAGACCCTGGACCTCGTCCAGCGGGTGCTGGCGGGGGCCCGCGCGAGCTGA
- the mnmA gene encoding tRNA 2-thiouridine(34) synthase MnmA: MTDFPGAPTGPRDGRRLRVLAAMSGGVDSAVAAARAAEAGHDVTGVHLALSANPQSFRTGARGCCTIEDSRDARRAADVIGIPFYVWDLAERFREDVVEDFIAEYEAGRTPNPCLRCNEKIKFAALLDKALALGFDAVCTGHYATIVEHADGSRELHRASDMAKDQSYVLGVLDERQLAHAMFPLGDTLTTKDEIRAEAERRGLAVAKKPDSHDICFIADGDTQGFLAGHLGTAEGDIVDEDGQKLGTHEGAYGFTIGQRRGLRIGHPAPDGKPRYVLDISPVDNTVTVGPVEALDVAALTAIKPRWCGAPPVGPGSYTAQLRAHGGETEVTAEPIGVSGLRVTFAEPVRGVAPGQAIVLYDDTRVVGSATIATTERAQVVAS, from the coding sequence ATGACTGACTTCCCCGGTGCGCCCACAGGTCCCCGCGACGGCCGTCGGCTGCGCGTTCTCGCCGCCATGTCCGGCGGTGTGGACTCCGCGGTCGCCGCCGCGCGGGCGGCCGAGGCGGGCCACGATGTGACCGGCGTCCATCTCGCGCTCTCCGCCAACCCGCAGTCGTTCCGCACCGGCGCCCGCGGCTGTTGCACCATCGAGGACTCGCGGGACGCCCGGCGCGCCGCCGATGTGATCGGCATCCCCTTCTATGTGTGGGACCTCGCCGAGCGCTTCCGTGAGGACGTGGTCGAGGACTTCATCGCCGAGTACGAGGCGGGCCGTACCCCCAATCCGTGCCTGCGCTGCAACGAGAAGATCAAGTTCGCCGCGCTGCTGGACAAGGCGCTCGCCCTCGGCTTCGACGCCGTCTGCACCGGGCACTACGCCACGATCGTGGAGCATGCGGACGGCTCGCGTGAGCTGCACCGCGCCAGCGACATGGCCAAGGACCAGTCCTATGTGCTCGGCGTGCTCGACGAGCGCCAGCTCGCCCACGCGATGTTCCCCCTCGGCGACACCCTGACCACCAAGGACGAGATCCGCGCGGAGGCGGAGCGGCGGGGCCTGGCCGTCGCCAAGAAGCCCGACAGCCATGACATCTGCTTCATCGCCGACGGTGACACCCAGGGCTTCCTGGCCGGTCATCTCGGTACGGCCGAGGGCGACATCGTCGACGAGGACGGGCAGAAGCTGGGCACCCACGAGGGCGCGTACGGCTTCACCATCGGCCAGCGCCGGGGGCTGCGCATCGGCCACCCGGCGCCCGACGGCAAGCCGCGCTATGTCCTGGACATCTCCCCGGTGGACAACACGGTCACGGTCGGCCCGGTCGAGGCCCTGGACGTGGCCGCCCTGACCGCCATCAAGCCGCGCTGGTGCGGAGCCCCGCCGGTGGGCCCCGGCAGCTACACCGCCCAGCTGCGCGCCCATGGCGGCGAGACCGAGGTGACAGCCGAGCCGATCGGGGTATCCGGGCTGCGGGTGACATTCGCCGAGCCGGTACGGGGCGTGGCCCCGGGGCAGGCGATCGTGCTCTACGACGACACCCGGGTGGTGGGCTCCGCCACCATCGCCACGACCGAGCGCGCCCAGGTGGTCGCCTCCTAG
- a CDS encoding glycine/sarcosine N-methyltransferase, which yields MRHVNLGMRHADTGAVVRCLSTGGSVISAQPVQKFGNNPVDVRDTDHYTEEYVPSFVEKWDSLIDWDRRSESEGTFFIDLLRERGVKKVLDVATGTGFHSVRLLEAGFETVSADGSGEMLAQAFANGLKHGDHILRVVQADWRWLNRDAHGEYDAIVCLGNSFTHLFSERDRRKALAEFYAMLKHDGILVLDQRNYDAILDRGYSSKHVYYYCGEDVAVEPEYVDEGLVRMRYSFPDESVYHLNMFPLRKDYTRRLMQEVGFQRIETYGDFQHTYRTERPDFFIHVAEKEYIATDEPAGPAAPATGEAEYAGAVGTARDYYNSSDADAFYWHVWGGEDIHIGIYDRPDEPIAEASRRTVARMAGKLDLTESSVVLDLGAGFGGSARYLAETYGCRVVALNLSEVENERHRALNAERGLTEAIEVLDGSFERIPLPDNSVDVVWSQDAFLHSGNRARPLEEAARVLRPGGHLIFTDPMAADGCPAETLRPILDRIHLETMGSPEFYRHELARLGFTEVAGGFQEHREQLITHYARVLEETRRQEADGLTEHVSADYLTHMKKGLSNWVDGGTNRHVTWGIFHFTR from the coding sequence ATGCGTCACGTGAATCTGGGAATGCGCCACGCGGACACGGGTGCCGTGGTCCGCTGTCTCAGCACCGGAGGTTCCGTTATTTCTGCGCAACCTGTACAGAAATTTGGCAACAATCCAGTTGATGTCAGGGACACTGATCACTACACAGAGGAGTACGTACCCAGCTTCGTCGAAAAGTGGGACTCGCTGATCGACTGGGACCGAAGGTCGGAGAGCGAGGGTACGTTCTTCATCGACCTGCTGCGCGAGCGCGGCGTCAAGAAGGTCCTCGACGTGGCCACGGGGACCGGCTTCCATTCGGTCCGGCTGCTCGAGGCCGGATTCGAGACCGTGAGCGCCGACGGCAGCGGCGAGATGCTCGCCCAGGCGTTCGCCAACGGGCTCAAGCACGGTGACCACATTCTCCGCGTCGTCCAGGCCGACTGGCGCTGGCTCAACCGCGACGCCCACGGCGAGTACGACGCCATCGTCTGCCTCGGGAACTCCTTCACACATCTGTTCTCCGAGCGCGACCGGCGCAAGGCGCTCGCGGAGTTCTACGCCATGCTCAAGCACGACGGAATCCTGGTCCTGGACCAGCGCAACTACGACGCGATCCTCGATCGCGGCTACAGCAGCAAGCACGTGTACTACTACTGCGGAGAAGACGTCGCCGTCGAACCGGAGTACGTGGACGAGGGGCTGGTGCGCATGCGCTACAGCTTCCCCGACGAATCCGTCTACCACCTCAACATGTTTCCGCTGCGCAAGGACTACACGCGCAGGCTGATGCAGGAGGTCGGCTTCCAGCGGATCGAGACGTACGGCGACTTCCAGCACACCTACCGGACGGAGCGGCCCGACTTCTTCATCCACGTCGCGGAGAAGGAATACATCGCGACGGACGAGCCGGCCGGACCGGCCGCTCCGGCCACCGGCGAGGCGGAGTACGCGGGAGCCGTCGGCACCGCCCGCGACTACTACAACTCCTCGGACGCCGATGCCTTCTACTGGCATGTCTGGGGCGGCGAGGACATCCACATCGGCATCTACGACCGGCCCGACGAGCCGATCGCCGAGGCCAGCAGGCGCACCGTGGCCCGGATGGCCGGAAAGCTCGACCTCACCGAGTCATCCGTCGTCCTCGACCTGGGGGCGGGCTTCGGCGGCTCCGCGCGCTATCTGGCGGAGACGTACGGCTGCCGTGTCGTCGCGCTCAACCTCAGCGAGGTGGAGAACGAGCGCCATCGCGCGCTCAACGCCGAGCGGGGGCTGACCGAGGCCATCGAGGTGCTGGACGGCTCCTTCGAGCGGATCCCGCTGCCGGACAACAGCGTCGACGTCGTCTGGTCCCAGGACGCGTTCCTGCACAGCGGCAACCGCGCCCGCCCCCTGGAGGAGGCCGCCCGCGTCCTGCGCCCCGGCGGTCACCTCATCTTCACCGACCCCATGGCCGCCGACGGCTGCCCCGCCGAAACCCTCCGACCCATCCTGGACCGCATCCATCTGGAGACCATGGGGTCGCCCGAGTTCTACCGCCATGAACTGGCGCGGCTCGGCTTCACCGAGGTCGCCGGCGGCTTCCAGGAGCACCGCGAGCAACTGATCACCCACTACGCCCGGGTGCTGGAAGAAACCCGCCGCCAGGAGGCCGACGGCCTGACGGAACACGTCAGCGCCGACTACCTCACCCATATGAAGAAGGGCCTCAGCAACTGGGTCGACGGCGGCACAAACCGCCATGTGACCTGGGGCATCTTCCACTTCACCCGCTGA
- a CDS encoding helix-turn-helix domain-containing protein codes for MTGGTQGGNTGATQGGNTGGTQGESTMGIGELAGRTGLPVKTIRYYSDIGLLPESARTPGGHRRYAADALPRLRLIQRLRALGTPIAAIAPVMAGERSLPELVVRELDAVQEQLREATWRREVLRALDDCPAPERPRRLTLLAGVGSPDDAHDRLVRYWRWALPAGLPRRLAQAVIDGAVPAPPADPTAATVLAHAELHALATADDRRRQPQPHQVGDVASFYAGLLDACALAGEALVSGCPERRAEALGHFVRTYARVDGHDDTPAFRAHLRALFRRGTRAGSFSLRYWRQALAVTGGTPSPSAASGQGHLAAPLAALHQQVSGLSLTANTG; via the coding sequence GTGACGGGCGGCACGCAGGGCGGAAACACGGGCGCCACACAAGGCGGGAACACGGGCGGCACGCAGGGCGAAAGCACGATGGGCATCGGCGAGTTGGCCGGGCGCACCGGACTGCCGGTGAAGACCATCCGCTACTACTCGGACATCGGGCTGCTGCCCGAGAGCGCACGCACCCCGGGCGGCCACCGCAGATACGCCGCGGATGCGCTGCCCAGGCTCCGGCTGATCCAGCGCCTCCGTGCGCTCGGCACCCCCATCGCCGCGATCGCCCCGGTCATGGCGGGGGAACGCTCGCTGCCCGAACTCGTCGTGCGTGAACTGGACGCGGTCCAGGAACAGTTGCGGGAGGCGACATGGCGCCGGGAGGTACTCCGCGCGCTGGACGACTGCCCCGCGCCGGAACGGCCGCGCCGCCTCACCCTGCTCGCCGGGGTGGGCAGCCCGGACGACGCCCACGATCGGCTGGTGCGGTACTGGCGCTGGGCGCTCCCGGCCGGTCTGCCGCGCCGCCTGGCCCAGGCGGTCATCGACGGCGCGGTGCCCGCGCCACCGGCCGACCCGACCGCCGCGACCGTGCTCGCCCACGCCGAACTCCACGCCCTGGCCACCGCGGACGACCGGCGCCGGCAACCGCAGCCGCACCAGGTCGGCGACGTCGCGTCGTTCTACGCCGGCCTGCTGGACGCCTGCGCACTGGCGGGCGAGGCCCTGGTCTCCGGCTGTCCGGAGCGGCGCGCCGAAGCGCTCGGCCACTTCGTGCGCACCTACGCCCGCGTCGACGGCCATGACGACACACCGGCGTTCCGCGCGCATCTGCGCGCCCTGTTCCGGCGCGGCACGCGCGCCGGTTCGTTCTCGCTGCGCTACTGGCGACAGGCCCTCGCCGTCACCGGCGGGACTCCGTCGCCGTCCGCGGCCTCCGGCCAAGGACACCTCGCGGCACCGCTCGCCGCCCTGCACCAGCAGGTCTCGGGCCTCTCCCTGACCGCGAACACCGGGTGA